A window from Azoarcus sp. DD4 encodes these proteins:
- the hypA gene encoding hydrogenase maturation nickel metallochaperone HypA, whose protein sequence is MHEMSLAEGIRSIVEDAAREHRAGRVDKVVLEIGELAAVEVEALRFCLDVVLKDSVADGAGIDIETVPGTGWCMQCAATVPIAQRYDACPQCGSYQVQPTGGTEMRVKELALADDRPAP, encoded by the coding sequence ATGCATGAGATGTCGCTCGCCGAAGGCATACGCAGCATCGTCGAGGACGCCGCGCGCGAACACCGCGCCGGCCGGGTCGACAAGGTGGTGCTGGAAATCGGCGAGCTGGCCGCGGTGGAGGTCGAAGCGCTGCGCTTCTGCCTCGACGTGGTCCTGAAGGACAGCGTGGCCGACGGCGCCGGCATCGACATCGAGACGGTGCCCGGCACCGGCTGGTGCATGCAGTGCGCCGCCACCGTGCCGATCGCGCAGCGCTACGACGCCTGCCCGCAGTGCGGCAGCTACCAGGTGCAGCCGACCGGCGGCACCGAGATGCGCGTGAAGGAACTGGCGCTGGCCGACGACCGGCCCGCGCCCTGA
- the hypB gene encoding hydrogenase nickel incorporation protein HypB, whose protein sequence is MCTVCGCGSGELRYNGQPARRAGTGKPADAAATRAFRPLDAATPPHDHPQHDHHAHQPAANAGALDYGQGPAHAHAPGLSQQQMVKIERDILGKNDALAAANRRWLAARGVFALNLVSSPGSGKTTLLVKTIERLAGRVPVAVIEGDQQTEFDAERIRATGAPALQINTGKGCHLDAHMVGEAFARLPIAERSLLLIENVGNLVCPAAFDLGEAHKVVILSVTEGEDKPLKYPDMFAAADLMLLSKVDLLPYLSFDVDRAIAYARRVNPRLQVLQVSSTTEHGFEDWLGWIQTGLNHQAGAPASPAESPS, encoded by the coding sequence ATGTGCACGGTCTGCGGCTGCGGCAGCGGCGAATTGCGATACAACGGCCAGCCGGCCCGACGCGCCGGCACGGGCAAGCCCGCCGACGCCGCGGCCACCCGCGCCTTCCGCCCGCTGGACGCGGCCACGCCACCGCACGATCACCCGCAACACGACCACCACGCCCACCAGCCGGCCGCGAACGCCGGCGCGCTCGACTACGGCCAGGGCCCGGCCCACGCCCATGCTCCCGGCCTGTCGCAGCAGCAGATGGTGAAGATAGAACGCGACATCCTCGGCAAGAACGACGCGCTCGCCGCCGCCAACCGCCGCTGGCTGGCCGCGCGCGGCGTGTTCGCGCTCAACCTCGTCTCCAGCCCCGGCTCGGGCAAGACCACGCTGCTGGTGAAGACCATAGAGCGCCTGGCCGGCCGCGTGCCAGTGGCGGTGATCGAGGGCGACCAGCAGACCGAGTTCGACGCCGAACGCATCCGCGCCACCGGCGCCCCGGCGCTGCAGATCAACACCGGCAAGGGCTGCCACCTCGACGCCCACATGGTGGGCGAGGCCTTCGCGCGCCTGCCCATCGCCGAACGCAGCCTGCTGCTGATCGAAAACGTCGGCAACCTCGTCTGCCCGGCCGCCTTCGACCTCGGCGAAGCGCACAAGGTGGTCATCCTCTCGGTCACCGAGGGCGAGGACAAGCCGCTCAAGTACCCCGACATGTTCGCCGCCGCCGACCTGATGCTGCTCTCCAAGGTCGACCTGCTGCCCTACCTCAGTTTCGATGTCGACCGCGCCATCGCCTACGCCCGCCGCGTCAATCCGCGGCTGCAGGTGCTGCAGGTGTCGTCCACCACCGAACACGGATTCGAAGACTGGCTGGGCTGGATACAGACCGGTCTCAACCACCAGGCCGGCGCGCCGGCCAGCCCCGCGGAGAGCCCATCATGA
- the hypF gene encoding carbamoyltransferase HypF has protein sequence MSDDTGTSPRQHSRHERRRLRVRGVVQGVGFRPFVYRLAQELDLSGWVRNDGGGVEIEVQGSPGNLSALAARLRGEAPPLARIDHLESELREFDPADRGFTITASRSGEVTTAIGHDSTVCPACLDEMFDPAGRRWRYPFINCTHCGPRYTLTRGLPYDRVNTSMAAFALCDDCADEYSAPTDRRFHAEPNACPVCGPRLTLLEGFGITVATRDPVADTLLRLLCGEIVAVKGLGGFHLMCDARNPEAVSRLRERKSRENKPFALMVANLESARHWAKLSGADEQLLASAERPVVLCDKRASVDSELWGVAPALSSVGLMLPYAPLHYLLFHDYAGRPAGTGWLDKALDLALVCTSANPGGEPLVTGNREATRRLMGIADAYLIHDRDIVVRCDDSVMRSLPATRYDDSGVQFIRRSRGYTPRALKLSCKGPAVLAFGGLLKNTLCLTRGDEAFLSQHIGDLESASACQALDEVAEHMQRILALSPQAVAHDLHPDFPSTRAAEALAERLGIPAFAIQHHHAHVAAVEAEHHHHGPVLGLALDGVGLGTDGNAWGGELLRVEGPRFQRLGHLAALPLPGADKAAREPWRMAAAVLHRLGRGDEIASRFHDESAAWRMADLLAAGTRCPPTTSLGRWFDAAAGLLGVCRRMGYEGEAAMRLESLAAGFGPVLPLPGGWRIAEGGTDGGTLDLLPLLATLADETDAARGAALFHATLAAALEAWTLRAADIAGVHTVALSGGCFLNRLMSRDLSRRLAARGLTVLEARQAPPNDGGLALGQARIARHLLNEGI, from the coding sequence ATGAGCGACGACACCGGCACTTCCCCCCGCCAGCATTCCCGCCACGAACGGCGCCGCCTCCGTGTGCGCGGCGTGGTCCAGGGCGTGGGTTTCCGCCCCTTCGTCTATCGGCTGGCGCAGGAACTCGACCTCTCCGGCTGGGTGCGCAACGACGGCGGCGGCGTCGAGATCGAAGTCCAGGGCTCGCCCGGCAACCTGTCCGCGCTCGCCGCCCGCCTGCGCGGCGAAGCACCGCCGCTCGCCCGCATCGACCACCTCGAATCCGAACTGCGCGAGTTCGACCCGGCCGACCGCGGCTTCACCATCACCGCCTCGCGCAGCGGCGAGGTCACCACCGCCATCGGCCACGACAGCACGGTATGCCCGGCCTGTCTCGACGAGATGTTCGACCCCGCCGGACGGCGCTGGCGCTACCCCTTCATCAACTGTACGCACTGCGGCCCGCGCTATACGCTGACGCGCGGCCTGCCCTACGACAGGGTGAACACCAGCATGGCGGCGTTCGCGCTGTGCGACGACTGCGCCGACGAGTACAGCGCGCCGACCGACCGCCGCTTCCATGCCGAACCCAACGCCTGTCCGGTGTGCGGCCCGCGGCTGACCCTGCTGGAAGGCTTCGGCATCACCGTCGCCACCCGCGACCCGGTGGCCGACACCCTGCTGCGCCTGCTGTGCGGCGAGATCGTCGCGGTCAAGGGCCTGGGCGGCTTCCACCTGATGTGCGACGCGCGCAACCCGGAGGCGGTGTCGCGCCTGCGCGAGCGCAAGTCGCGCGAGAACAAGCCCTTCGCGCTGATGGTCGCCAACCTGGAATCCGCTCGCCACTGGGCCAAGCTCAGCGGCGCCGACGAGCAGCTGCTCGCCAGCGCCGAACGCCCGGTGGTGCTGTGCGACAAGCGCGCCAGCGTCGACAGCGAACTGTGGGGCGTGGCGCCGGCGCTGTCCTCGGTCGGGCTGATGCTGCCCTACGCGCCGCTGCACTACCTGCTGTTCCACGACTACGCCGGCCGCCCGGCGGGCACCGGCTGGCTGGACAAGGCGCTCGATCTGGCGCTGGTGTGCACCTCGGCCAACCCCGGCGGCGAGCCGCTCGTCACCGGCAACCGCGAGGCCACCCGCCGGCTCATGGGCATCGCCGACGCCTACCTCATCCACGACCGCGACATCGTCGTGCGCTGCGATGACTCGGTGATGCGCAGCCTGCCCGCCACCCGTTACGACGACAGCGGCGTGCAGTTCATCCGCCGCTCGCGCGGCTACACGCCGCGCGCACTCAAGCTCAGCTGCAAGGGGCCGGCGGTGCTGGCTTTCGGCGGCCTGCTCAAGAACACGCTCTGTCTCACCCGTGGCGACGAGGCTTTCCTGTCGCAGCACATCGGCGACCTCGAATCGGCGAGCGCCTGTCAGGCGCTGGACGAAGTGGCCGAGCACATGCAGCGCATCCTCGCCCTGTCGCCGCAAGCCGTTGCCCACGACCTGCACCCGGATTTCCCGTCCACCCGCGCCGCCGAAGCGCTGGCCGAACGGCTCGGCATCCCCGCCTTCGCCATCCAGCACCACCACGCCCACGTCGCCGCGGTGGAGGCCGAACACCACCACCACGGTCCGGTGCTCGGCCTGGCGCTGGACGGTGTCGGCCTCGGCACCGACGGCAATGCCTGGGGCGGCGAACTGCTGCGGGTGGAAGGTCCGCGCTTCCAGCGTCTCGGCCACCTCGCCGCGCTGCCGCTGCCCGGCGCCGACAAGGCCGCGCGCGAACCCTGGCGCATGGCCGCGGCGGTGCTCCACCGCCTCGGCCGCGGCGACGAGATCGCCAGCCGCTTCCACGACGAGTCGGCCGCCTGGCGCATGGCTGATCTGCTCGCCGCCGGCACCCGCTGCCCACCGACCACCAGCCTCGGCCGCTGGTTCGACGCCGCCGCCGGCCTGCTCGGCGTCTGCCGCCGGATGGGCTACGAAGGCGAGGCGGCGATGCGGCTGGAAAGCCTCGCCGCCGGGTTCGGCCCGGTGCTGCCGCTGCCCGGCGGCTGGCGCATCGCCGAAGGCGGGACCGACGGCGGCACGCTGGACCTGCTGCCGCTGCTCGCCACCCTGGCCGACGAGACCGACGCCGCACGCGGCGCGGCGCTGTTCCACGCCACGCTGGCGGCCGCGCTCGAAGCCTGGACCCTGCGCGCGGCCGACATTGCCGGCGTGCACACCGTGGCGCTGTCCGGCGGCTGTTTCCTCAACCGCCTGATGTCGCGCGACCTGTCGCGCCGCCTGGCCGCGCGCGGCCTGACGGTGCTGGAAGCGCGCCAGGCACCGCCCAACGACGGCGGCCTGGCGCTGGGTCAGGCCCGCATCGCCCGCCACCTGCTGAACGAAGGAATCTGA
- a CDS encoding HypC/HybG/HupF family hydrogenase formation chaperone: protein MCLAVPARVAELLPNDTARVELGGVTKEISLALVDEVAVGDYVIVHVGYALSKLDREEAEATLALFAEAGLTPSLEGTA from the coding sequence ATGTGCCTCGCCGTCCCCGCCCGCGTGGCGGAACTGCTGCCCAACGACACCGCCCGCGTCGAACTCGGCGGCGTCACCAAGGAAATCTCGCTGGCCCTGGTCGATGAGGTCGCCGTCGGCGACTACGTCATCGTCCATGTCGGCTACGCGCTCTCCAAGCTCGACCGCGAGGAAGCCGAAGCCACCCTGGCGCTGTTCGCCGAGGCCGGCCTGACGCCCTCGCTGGAGGGCACGGCATGA
- the hypD gene encoding hydrogenase formation protein HypD yields MKYVDEFRDGELARGIGKAIRREANPARDYAFMEFCGGHTHAISRYGVIDLLPQNVRMIHGPGCPVCVLPVGRIDMAIGLAMKQSVTICTYGDCLRVPASDGLSLLKARARLDKSRADIRMVYSAADALALAQREPQREVVFLAIGFETTTPPTALVLKQAQALGLKNFSVLCNHVLTPAAIVAILEHPEGNGVQLDGFVGPAHVSTVIGSRPYDFVAAQYKKPVVIAGFEPLDVMQSILMLVRQVNDGRFEIENEFTRAVTRDGNRKAQALVAEVFGLRDSYEWRGLGSLPQSALQIRPEFAAWDAEAKFGLSYAPVADHKACECGTILRGEKRPADCKLFGTVCTPETPMGSCMVSSEGACAAHYNYGRFRDVAVVAA; encoded by the coding sequence ATGAAATACGTGGACGAATTCCGCGACGGCGAACTCGCCCGCGGCATCGGCAAGGCGATCCGGCGCGAGGCCAACCCGGCGCGCGACTACGCCTTCATGGAGTTCTGCGGCGGCCACACCCACGCCATCTCGCGCTACGGCGTGATCGACCTGCTGCCGCAGAACGTGCGCATGATCCACGGCCCCGGCTGCCCGGTCTGCGTGCTGCCGGTGGGCCGCATCGACATGGCGATCGGGCTGGCGATGAAGCAGTCGGTGACGATCTGCACCTACGGCGACTGCCTGCGCGTGCCCGCCTCCGACGGCCTGTCGCTGCTGAAGGCGCGCGCCCGGCTGGACAAATCCCGTGCCGACATCCGCATGGTGTATTCCGCCGCCGACGCGCTGGCGCTGGCCCAGCGCGAACCGCAGCGCGAGGTGGTATTCCTCGCCATCGGCTTCGAGACCACCACGCCGCCCACCGCGCTGGTGCTCAAGCAGGCGCAGGCGCTCGGGCTGAAGAACTTCAGCGTGCTGTGCAACCACGTGCTGACCCCGGCCGCGATCGTCGCCATCCTCGAACATCCTGAGGGCAACGGCGTGCAGCTCGACGGCTTCGTCGGCCCGGCGCACGTGTCCACCGTGATCGGCAGCCGGCCCTACGACTTCGTCGCCGCGCAATACAAGAAGCCGGTGGTGATCGCCGGCTTCGAGCCGCTGGACGTGATGCAGTCCATCCTGATGCTGGTGCGCCAGGTAAACGACGGCCGCTTCGAGATCGAGAACGAATTCACCCGCGCCGTCACCCGCGACGGCAACCGCAAGGCGCAGGCCCTGGTGGCCGAGGTGTTCGGCCTGCGCGACAGCTACGAATGGCGCGGGCTGGGCAGCCTGCCGCAATCCGCGCTGCAGATCCGTCCGGAATTTGCTGCCTGGGATGCCGAAGCGAAGTTCGGCCTCAGCTACGCCCCGGTGGCCGACCACAAGGCCTGCGAGTGCGGCACCATCCTGCGCGGCGAGAAGCGCCCGGCCGACTGCAAGCTGTTCGGCACGGTGTGCACGCCGGAAACGCCGATGGGTTCGTGCATGGTGTCCTCGGAAGGCGCCTGCGCCGCCCACTACAATTACGGCCGCTTCCGCGACGTCGCGGTCGTTGCTGCCTGA
- the hypE gene encoding hydrogenase expression/formation protein HypE, translating into MKANYTRPLDLKSGRVDMNHGAGGRATAQLVSELFARAFDNPWLAQGDDGAVLPAPAPGERLVMAADGHVVSPLFFPGGDIGSLAVHGTVNDLAVMGARPLYLSASFILEEGYPLAELKRIVDSMAAASRAVGVPVVTGDTKVVEQGKGDGVFIATTGVGALPAGRAPGGARARPGDVVLVSGSMGDHGMAILAVRESLAFDSEIRSDSAPLACLVESLFGAVPAEAVRVLRDPTRGGLATTLNEIARQSGAGMLIEEAAIPVHPQVEAACELLGLDPLYLANEGKLIVVCDPEHAGAALAALRAHPLGAGAARIGTVTADEHHFVQLRTALGGMRMLDWLSGEPLPRIC; encoded by the coding sequence ATGAAAGCCAACTACACCCGCCCGCTCGACCTCAAGAGCGGCCGCGTCGACATGAACCACGGCGCCGGCGGCCGCGCCACCGCGCAGCTCGTGTCCGAACTCTTCGCCCGCGCCTTCGACAATCCCTGGCTCGCCCAGGGCGACGACGGCGCGGTACTGCCCGCGCCGGCGCCGGGCGAACGCTTGGTGATGGCGGCCGACGGCCACGTCGTCTCGCCGCTGTTTTTCCCCGGCGGCGACATCGGCAGCCTGGCGGTGCACGGCACGGTGAACGACCTCGCGGTGATGGGCGCGCGTCCGCTCTATCTCTCGGCCAGTTTCATCCTGGAAGAAGGCTATCCGCTCGCCGAGCTCAAGCGCATCGTCGACTCCATGGCCGCGGCCAGCCGCGCCGTGGGCGTGCCCGTGGTCACCGGCGACACCAAGGTGGTCGAGCAGGGCAAGGGCGACGGCGTCTTCATCGCCACCACCGGCGTCGGCGCGCTGCCGGCCGGCCGGGCTCCCGGCGGCGCCCGCGCGCGGCCGGGCGACGTGGTGCTGGTGTCGGGCAGCATGGGCGACCACGGCATGGCCATCCTGGCTGTGCGCGAATCGCTCGCCTTCGACAGCGAGATCCGTTCCGACAGCGCCCCGCTCGCCTGCCTGGTCGAAAGCCTGTTCGGCGCGGTGCCGGCCGAGGCGGTCCGGGTGCTGCGCGACCCGACCCGCGGCGGGCTGGCCACCACGCTCAACGAGATCGCCCGCCAGTCCGGCGCCGGCATGCTGATCGAGGAAGCCGCCATCCCGGTACATCCGCAGGTCGAGGCGGCCTGCGAACTGCTCGGCCTGGACCCGCTCTACCTCGCCAACGAAGGCAAGCTCATCGTGGTATGCGACCCGGAACACGCCGGCGCCGCACTCGCCGCGCTGCGCGCCCATCCGCTCGGTGCCGGCGCTGCCCGTATCGGCACGGTGACGGCCGACGAGCACCACTTCGTCCAGCTGCGCACCGCGCTCGGCGGCATGCGCATGCTCGACTGGCTGTCGGGCGAACCGCTGCCGCGCATCTGCTGA
- a CDS encoding sigma-54 dependent transcriptional regulator: MTPPLPPELPSILVVDDEIRSQEALRRTLEEDFEVFTASSADDALAILEREWIQIVLCDQRMPGSSGVALLRQVRERWPDAVRIIISGYTDSEDIIAGINEAGIYQYLLKPWQPEQLLLTLKSAAEMARLHAENQRLAVELRTAAPVLEKQVSHRRASVRQQFALDAVLRAPGSPMNAVCALVKKLAALDIPVLLTGESGTGKELLARALHYDSPRAGEAFVVENCGALPDQLLESELFGHKRGAFTGAFEDRVGLFKQADGGTMLLDEIGETSAAFQVKLLRVLQEGELRPVGAARPIPVDARVIAATNRDLEAEVRNGRFREDLYYRLAALTIAVPPLRERPMDIPLIAQTLLDETQAALGRRFEPLSAEVIACLQTWRWPGNVRELRNEVLRMIALADDDRLSAAHLSPRVLRAADAGDEPALSMLSGLDGDLKTRLEALEARIVKESLIRHRWNKTHAAKELGLSRVGLRSKLARYGLERD, from the coding sequence ATGACGCCACCGCTGCCGCCCGAACTGCCGTCCATCCTCGTCGTCGACGACGAGATCCGCTCGCAGGAAGCCCTGCGCCGCACGCTGGAGGAAGACTTCGAAGTCTTCACCGCGTCCAGCGCCGACGACGCGCTCGCCATCCTCGAGCGCGAGTGGATACAGATCGTGCTGTGCGACCAGCGCATGCCGGGCAGCTCCGGCGTCGCCCTGCTGCGCCAGGTGCGCGAGCGCTGGCCGGACGCGGTGCGCATCATCATCTCCGGCTACACCGATTCCGAAGACATCATCGCCGGCATCAACGAAGCCGGCATCTACCAATACCTGCTCAAGCCCTGGCAGCCGGAACAGCTGCTGTTGACACTGAAATCCGCAGCCGAGATGGCCCGGCTGCATGCCGAGAACCAGCGCCTGGCGGTGGAGTTGCGCACCGCCGCGCCGGTGCTCGAAAAACAGGTCAGCCACCGGCGCGCCAGCGTGCGCCAGCAGTTCGCGCTCGACGCCGTGCTGCGCGCGCCCGGCTCGCCGATGAACGCGGTGTGCGCGCTGGTGAAAAAGCTCGCCGCGCTCGACATCCCGGTGCTGCTCACCGGCGAATCCGGCACCGGCAAGGAACTGCTCGCGCGCGCACTGCACTACGACAGCCCGCGTGCCGGCGAGGCCTTCGTGGTGGAGAACTGCGGCGCGCTGCCCGACCAGCTGCTGGAATCCGAACTCTTCGGCCACAAGCGCGGCGCCTTCACGGGTGCCTTCGAAGACCGCGTCGGCCTCTTCAAGCAGGCCGACGGCGGCACCATGCTGCTCGACGAGATCGGCGAAACCTCCGCTGCCTTCCAGGTGAAGCTGCTGCGCGTGCTGCAGGAAGGCGAACTGCGGCCGGTGGGCGCGGCGCGGCCGATACCGGTGGACGCGCGGGTGATCGCCGCCACCAACCGCGACCTCGAAGCAGAAGTGCGCAACGGCCGTTTCCGCGAGGATCTGTACTACCGGCTAGCGGCGCTTACCATCGCGGTGCCGCCGCTGCGCGAGCGCCCCATGGACATCCCGCTGATCGCGCAAACCCTGCTGGACGAAACCCAGGCCGCGCTCGGCCGCCGCTTCGAGCCCTTGTCGGCCGAGGTCATCGCCTGCCTGCAGACCTGGCGCTGGCCGGGCAACGTGCGCGAATTGCGCAACGAAGTGCTGCGCATGATCGCGCTCGCCGACGACGACCGCCTGTCCGCCGCCCACCTCAGCCCGCGGGTACTGCGCGCCGCCGACGCCGGCGACGAACCGGCCCTGTCCATGCTGTCCGGCCTGGATGGCGACCTCAAGACCCGGCTGGAGGCGCTGGAAGCCCGCATCGTCAAGGAAAGCCTGATCCGCCACCGCTGGAACAAGACCCATGCTGCCAAGGAGCTCGGCCTGTCACGTGTCGGCCTGCGCAGCAAGCTGGCACGCTACGGGCTGGAACGGGATTGA
- a CDS encoding HupU protein: MNLIWLQSGGCGGCTMSLLCSDARDLLGLLRDAGIHILWHPSLSEETGGEALAVLDACARGDIPLDLLCIEGAMLRGPNGSGRFHVLAGSGKPMIHWVDALAARARHTLAIGSCAAWGGISAGGINPTEACGLQYEGDTPGGLLGRDYRSAAGLPVINVAGCPTHPGWVVDTLLALALGEFGAAELDALGRPRFYADQLVHHGCSRNEFYEFKASAEKASDLGCMMEHLGCKGTQAHADCNIRPWNGSGSCTSGGYACISCTEPGFESPGHPFAQTPKVAGIPIGLPSDMPKAWFVALAALSKSATPRRVRENATADHPQITPAIRRTGLK, from the coding sequence ATGAACCTGATCTGGCTCCAGTCCGGCGGCTGCGGCGGCTGCACCATGTCGCTGCTGTGTTCCGACGCGCGCGACCTGCTCGGCCTGCTGCGCGACGCCGGCATCCACATCCTGTGGCACCCCTCGCTGTCGGAGGAGACCGGCGGCGAGGCGCTGGCGGTGCTCGACGCCTGCGCGCGCGGCGACATCCCGCTCGACCTGCTGTGCATCGAAGGCGCGATGCTGCGCGGCCCCAATGGCAGCGGCCGTTTCCACGTGCTGGCCGGCAGCGGCAAGCCGATGATCCACTGGGTGGATGCGCTTGCCGCGCGCGCCCGCCACACCCTGGCGATAGGCTCGTGCGCAGCCTGGGGCGGGATCAGCGCCGGTGGCATCAACCCGACCGAGGCCTGCGGCCTGCAGTACGAAGGCGACACGCCCGGCGGTCTGCTCGGCCGCGACTACCGCTCCGCCGCCGGCCTGCCGGTGATCAACGTCGCCGGCTGCCCGACCCACCCCGGCTGGGTAGTCGACACCCTGCTCGCACTGGCACTGGGCGAATTCGGCGCGGCCGAACTCGACGCCCTCGGCCGGCCGCGCTTCTACGCCGACCAGCTGGTGCACCACGGCTGCAGCCGCAACGAGTTCTACGAGTTCAAGGCCAGCGCCGAGAAGGCCTCGGACCTCGGCTGCATGATGGAACACCTGGGCTGCAAGGGCACCCAGGCCCACGCCGACTGCAATATCCGGCCGTGGAACGGCAGCGGCTCGTGCACCAGCGGCGGCTACGCCTGCATCTCCTGCACCGAGCCGGGCTTCGAGTCGCCCGGCCATCCCTTTGCGCAGACGCCCAAGGTCGCCGGCATCCCGATCGGACTGCCGTCGGACATGCCCAAGGCCTGGTTCGTGGCGCTCGCCGCGCTGTCCAAGTCGGCGACGCCGCGCCGGGTGCGCGAGAACGCCACCGCCGACCATCCGCAGATCACCCCGGCGATCCGCCGCACCGGGCTGAAATGA
- a CDS encoding nickel-dependent hydrogenase large subunit, which produces MTRVVVGPFNRVEGDLEVTLDVADGRVAAARVNSPLFRGFEQILGGKDPRDALVFVPRICGICSVSQSAAAAAALREVMGLTVPANGERAANVVLAAENLADHFTHFYLFFMPDFARDAYRGRPWFDTAHARFKAVEGSAAADALPARAAFLQLMGVLAGKWPHTLSLQPGGSAKAVSAAEKIRLFALLREFRGWLERRLFGDSLEAVAALDSVAALDAWADARAPQHSDFRLFIEIARDLGLQRIGRATDVFLSYGAYGEGDKALFARGVWRPGAEPAAFDPALIVEDVSHAWLRADAARHPWQGHTWPDADKTDAYSWCKAPRLGGEVVECGALARQLVDGQPLLRELVVRDGGSVYARVLGRLLEFARVLPAMEAWVRAFEPGAPFCAQGELPDEAQGVGLVEAARGALGHWLVVRHGRIANYQIIAPTTWNFSPRDAAGTPGALEQALVGLPAGGDEEPLAVQHVVRSFDPCMVCTVH; this is translated from the coding sequence ATGACGCGCGTTGTCGTCGGCCCCTTCAATCGCGTCGAGGGCGATCTCGAGGTAACGCTCGACGTCGCTGACGGACGCGTGGCCGCGGCACGGGTGAATTCGCCGCTGTTCCGCGGCTTCGAGCAGATCCTTGGCGGCAAGGATCCGCGCGACGCGCTGGTGTTCGTGCCGCGCATCTGCGGCATCTGCTCGGTATCGCAATCGGCCGCGGCTGCGGCCGCGCTGCGCGAGGTGATGGGGCTGACGGTGCCGGCCAACGGCGAGCGCGCCGCCAACGTGGTGCTGGCGGCCGAGAACCTGGCCGACCACTTCACCCATTTCTACCTGTTTTTCATGCCGGACTTCGCCCGCGACGCCTACCGCGGCCGGCCCTGGTTCGACACCGCACATGCCCGCTTCAAGGCGGTAGAGGGCAGCGCCGCGGCCGACGCGCTGCCGGCGCGCGCCGCCTTCCTGCAGCTGATGGGCGTGCTCGCCGGCAAATGGCCGCACACGCTGTCGCTGCAACCGGGCGGCTCGGCCAAGGCGGTATCGGCAGCGGAGAAGATCCGCCTGTTCGCGCTGCTGCGCGAGTTCCGCGGCTGGCTGGAGCGCCGGCTGTTCGGTGACAGTCTGGAGGCCGTCGCTGCGCTCGACTCGGTTGCCGCGCTCGATGCCTGGGCCGACGCACGCGCCCCACAGCACTCGGACTTCCGCCTCTTCATCGAGATCGCGCGCGACCTCGGACTGCAGCGGATCGGGCGCGCCACCGATGTCTTCCTCAGTTACGGTGCCTATGGCGAAGGCGATAAGGCACTGTTCGCCCGCGGCGTCTGGCGGCCCGGTGCCGAGCCCGCTGCGTTCGACCCGGCGCTGATCGTCGAGGACGTCAGCCACGCCTGGCTGCGCGCCGACGCCGCCCGTCACCCCTGGCAGGGCCATACCTGGCCGGACGCCGACAAGACCGACGCCTACAGCTGGTGCAAGGCGCCGCGGCTGGGCGGCGAAGTGGTGGAATGCGGCGCGCTGGCCCGCCAGCTGGTGGACGGCCAGCCGCTGCTGCGCGAGCTCGTGGTGCGCGACGGCGGCAGTGTCTACGCCCGCGTACTCGGCCGCCTGCTGGAGTTCGCCCGCGTGCTGCCGGCGATGGAAGCCTGGGTGCGGGCGTTCGAGCCGGGCGCCCCGTTCTGCGCCCAGGGCGAACTGCCGGACGAGGCGCAGGGCGTCGGTCTGGTGGAAGCTGCGCGCGGCGCACTTGGCCACTGGCTGGTGGTGCGCCATGGCCGCATCGCCAACTATCAGATCATCGCCCCCACCACCTGGAACTTTTCGCCGCGTGACGCGGCCGGAACGCCAGGTGCGCTGGAACAGGCGCTGGTCGGCCTGCCGGCCGGGGGCGACGAGGAGCCGCTCGCAGTGCAGCATGTGGTGCGTTCATTCGACCCGTGCATGGTATGCACCGTGCATTAA